The nucleotide sequence GTGAGGAAGTGTTTCGTTGGCTCCCGCGGGCAGAGGAGCCGGCGGAAGGAAAGGAAACTGGCCGAAGACCGGCTGAAGGCTGAAAATCCTCGAAATACCGGTGATTTAGGTCAAAAAGTCGCGGAAACACGCGGAATTTGCCCTCCTCATGGGTGCAAGCTGGTAAGTTTTCGAACAGTGGCTTGCACGCACGCCGCGTGAAGGCTCCAGAATCAAGAGCGTCCAGGAGGACATACATGGCTAAGAACCGTAGTGAACTTGTTGCAGAGGTAGCAGGCAAGGCCGGCACCAGCCAGGCAGCCGTCAACTCCGTGCTCGATGCACTGTTCGAGGTTTTCGAATCTTCTGTCGCCGCCGGCGAGAAGATCACCATCCCGGGCTGGCTCGCAGTTGAGCGCACCGACCGTGCAGCCCGCACTGGCCGCAACCCGCAGACCGGCGAAACCATCCAGATTGCAGCCGGCCACAGCGTCAAGCTGACCGCAGGCTCCAAGCTGAAGGCCGCTGTCTCCAAGAAGTAGTCTTTTCGCAGTTCAGGAGGAGCGGCACCCCACGGGTAGCCGCTCCTCCTGCCTTTAACCCCCAGTGCGCCTAACCCTCGATTCGCAGCCTCGGCGGCGGTAGCGGACAATGGATAGGTGCCTGCAGCAGCAAAACCCCTTACTCCGCAACCCGCGCCCGATTCGGGCACGCGGGGCACTGACATGGCCTTCGGCGTTCCGCGGGCGTGGCAGCTGGCCGGACTCGGTGCCCTCATCCTCGGCCTGGTGGCCGCATTGCTGTTCTCCGGCGCCGCTGCCGCCCGTGAGGTTTCCGACCCCGGCGCCCTG is from Arthrobacter sp. QXT-31 and encodes:
- a CDS encoding HU family DNA-binding protein; translation: MAKNRSELVAEVAGKAGTSQAAVNSVLDALFEVFESSVAAGEKITIPGWLAVERTDRAARTGRNPQTGETIQIAAGHSVKLTAGSKLKAAVSKK